A DNA window from Campylobacter anatolicus contains the following coding sequences:
- a CDS encoding aminotransferase class III-fold pyridoxal phosphate-dependent enzyme, translating to MSEIRSLSLINAIELVKDKGSKESFDAGLRVGYQIYKKALQKGLILRPLGNVICFNPPLIIDELTCERAVKICCECVIEILGE from the coding sequence ATGTCGGAGATTAGAAGTTTGAGCCTTATAAATGCTATTGAGCTAGTTAAGGATAAAGGTAGTAAAGAGAGTTTTGACGCAGGGCTTAGAGTAGGTTATCAAATTTATAAAAAGGCGTTACAAAAGGGGCTAATACTGCGTCCTTTAGGTAATGTCATATGCTTTAATCCACCGCTTATTATTGATGAGCTTACCTGTGAAAGAGCGGTAAAGATATGCTGTGAGTGTGTTATTGAGATTTTAGGAGAGTGA
- a CDS encoding aminotransferase class III-fold pyridoxal phosphate-dependent enzyme, whose amino-acid sequence MYAKYKFKKENKPVVLLADGGLVIKRGIIDKFISIVMKIYPSIYLKKLRTFCDKSNVLLIADEIATGFGRTGRLFACDYAGIVPDIMTLSKGLTGGFMPMVITAVRQKFMTHFMHLIMRARHLCTHILIAVTPLGCVAALGVLAQLESGEILKVVVIRAKRLNELLNFALKEYKNVGD is encoded by the coding sequence TATAAGTTTAAAAAAGAAAATAAGCCAGTTGTTTTATTGGCTGATGGTGGTTTAGTTATAAAAAGAGGAATAATAGATAAATTTATATCAATTGTTATGAAAATTTATCCTAGTATATACCTAAAAAAACTAAGGACGTTTTGTGATAAGAGCAATGTGTTGCTTATCGCTGATGAGATTGCTACTGGTTTTGGTCGCACCGGGCGACTTTTTGCTTGTGATTATGCTGGGATTGTGCCTGATATTATGACGCTTTCAAAGGGGCTAACGGGTGGCTTTATGCCGATGGTTATCACCGCTGTACGACAAAAATTTATGACTCATTTTATGCACCTTATAATGAGAGCAAGGCATTTATGCACTCACATACTTATAGCGGTAACCCCTCTTGGTTGTGTAGCAGCTCTTGGTGTTTTAGCTCAGCTTGAAAGTGGTGAGATTTTAAAAGTAGTAGTAATTCGTGCTAAAAGGCTAAATGAGCTTTTAAATTTTGCTTTAAAAGAGTATAAAAATGTCGGAGATTAG